A genomic segment from Castor canadensis chromosome 1, mCasCan1.hap1v2, whole genome shotgun sequence encodes:
- the Cep57l1 gene encoding centrosomal protein CEP57L1 isoform X3, which yields MDSELIHSVVGSYLQPPEQVFAPSFIQNESSQNCHSVNLEVPSPKMLQSPNSQALVLALKTLQEKIHRLELERTQAEDNLNILSREAAQYKKALENETNERNLAHQELIKQKKDISMQLSSAQSRCILLEKQLEYTKRMVLNVEREKTMILEQQAQLQREKEQDQMKLHAKLEKLDVLEKECFRLTTTQKTAEDKIKYLEEKLKEEEHHRKLFQDKASELQTGLEISKILMSSVTNSKSSKEKKKSSKDLTM from the exons ATGGATTCTGAATTAATACATAGTGTGGTGGGAAGCTATCTTCAACCTCCAGAACAAGTGTTTGCTCCATCATTCATCCAGAATGAATCATCTCAGAATTGCCACTCTGTGAACTTAGAAGTTCCCTCTCCTAAAATGCTTCAGAGcccaaatagccaag CTCTTGTTTTAGCCTTAAAAACTCTTCAGGAAAAGATTCATCGTTTAGAGTTAGAAAGAACACAAGCTGAAGATAACCTGAACATTCTTTCCAGAGAAGCAGCACAGTATAAAAAGGCCTTGGAGAATGAAACAAATGAGAGAAATCTGGCACACCAGGAACTGATAAAgcagaaaaaag ATATAAGTATGCAGTTAAGTTCAGCCCAGTCTCGCTGTATTCTTCTAGAGAAGcaactagaatatacaaagagaatGGTTCTCAATGTAGAGCGAGAAAAGACTATGATCCTAGAACAACAG GCACAGCttcaaagggaaaaagaacaaGATCAGATGAAGCTGCATGCAAAACTTGAAAAGCTTGATGTCTTAGAAAAAGAGTGCTTCAGACTGACAACAACCCAGAAAACTGCTGAA GACAAGATTAAATATCTAGAGGAAAAACTTAAGGAAGAAGAACATCACCGTAAACTATTTCAGGACAAAGCTTCTGAG CTTCAAACTGGACTTGAAATCAGTAAAATTTTAATGTCTTCAGTTACAAATTCAAAATCCtccaaggaaaagaagaaatcatcaAAG gatctcactatgtag